One stretch of Enoplosus armatus isolate fEnoArm2 chromosome 1, fEnoArm2.hap1, whole genome shotgun sequence DNA includes these proteins:
- the ext2 gene encoding exostosin-2 → MYASGKYSSRGPALIPRMKTKHRIYYITLFSVVLLGLIATGMFQFWPHSIESAADWSLDKRSVHDAPLVRLPVSSPIPERGDLSCRMHTCFDVYRCGYNPKNRIKVYIYPLQKFVDELGVPISSTGLSREYNDLLSAISDSDFYTDDVTRACLFVPSIDVLNQNSLRIRETAQALAMLPRWDKGMNHLLFNMLPGGPPDYNTALDVPRDRTLLAGGGFSTWTYRQGYDVSIPVYSPLSADVELPERQPGPRRYFILSSQTAIHREYRAELERLKEENGEALLLLDKCSNLSQGAASARKRCYKGQVYDYPQILQESSFCVVLRGARLGQAALSDVLQAGCVPVILADSYILPFSEVLDWKRASVVIPEEKLSEMYTILKSIPHRQVEEMQRQARWFWEAYFSSMKAIGLTTLQIINDRIYPYAARTYEQWNNPPVVKWTSVNSPLFLPLIPPRAPGFTAVVLTYDRVESLFRVITEISKVPSLAKLLVVWNNQNKSPPEETLWPKIGVPLKVVRTKENKLSNRFFPYDEIETEAVLAIDDDIIMLTSDELQFGYEVWREFPDRLVGYPGRLHLWDHEMGKWKYESEWTNEVSMVLTGAAFYHKYFNYLYTYKMPGDIKNWVDAHMNCEDIAMNFLVANITGKAPIKVTPRKKFKCPECTAIDGLSLDQTHMVERSECINKFASVFGTMPLKVVEHRADPVLYKDDFPEKLKSFPNIGSL, encoded by the exons ATGTATGCGTCTGGGAAATACAGCTCGCGGGGCCCTGCTCTTATCCCCCGGATGAAAACCAAGCACCGCATATACTACATCACCCTCTTCTCTGTGGTGCTGCTGGGACTAATTGCCACCGGGATGTTTCAGTTCTGGCCCCACTCCATCGAGTCCGCAGCTGACTGGAGCCTTGATAAACGCAGTGTTCACGATGCACCTCTGGTCCGCCTGCCTGTCTCCAGTCCTATTCCTGAGAGGGGGGACCTCAGCTGTCGCATGCACACCTGTTTTGATGTGTACAGATGTGGCTACAATCCTAAAAACAGAATCAAG GTCTACATCTACCCTCTGCAGAAGTTTGTGGATGAACTGGGGGTTCCCATCAGCAGCACTGGACTGTCTCGAGAATACAATGACCTGCTCAGTGCCATCTCTGACAGTGACTTTTACACAGATGACGTCACCAGGGCTTGTCTTTTCGTCCCATCCATTGATGTGCTCAATCAGAACTCCCTGCGAATCAGAGAGACTGCCCAGGCTCTGGCAATGCTACCCAG ATGGGACAAAGGGATGAATCACCTACTTTTCAACATGTTACCTGGAGGCCCCCCAGACTACAACACTGCCTTGGATGTGCCCAGAGACAG AACGCTGCTGGCTGGAGGCGGTTTCTCCACATGGACCTACAGACAAGGTTATGATGTCAGCATCCCAGTTTACAGCCCCCTTTCTGCGGATGTTGAGCTGCCTGAGAGACAGCCTGG TCCACGGCGCTACTTTATTCTGTCTTCTCAAACCGCCATCCACCGAGAGTACCGCGCTGAACTGGAGCGCTTGAAGGAAGAAAATGGAGAAGCACTGCTCCTCCTGGACAAGTGTAGCAACCTCTCCCAGGGTGCCGCCTCTGCTCGAAAACGCTGCTACAAGGGGCAGGTGTATGACTACCCACAGATCCTGCAG GAGTCTTCATTCTGTGTGGTGCTGCGGGGGGCACGTTTGGGTCAGGCTGCCCTCAGTGATGTGCTGCAGGCTGGCTGTGTCCCCGTCATCCTTGCTGACTCCTACATTCTGCCATTCTCTGAAGTACTTGACTGGAAAAG GGCATCTGTGGTTATTCCAGAGGAGAAGCTGTCAGAGATGTACACCATCCTAAAGAGTATTCCTCACAGACAAGTTGAAGAAATGCAGAGACAG GCACGCTGGTTCTGGGAGGCCTACTTCAGCTCCATGAAGGCTATTGGCTTGACAACGCTCCAGATCATCAACGACCGCATCTACCCATATGCTGCACGCACTTACGAGCAGTGGAACAATCCACCTGTGGTG AAGTGGACCAGTGTGAACAGCCCTCTGTTCTTGCCACTTATCCCACCAAGGGCACCTGGGTTCACAGCAGTGGTGCTGACCTACGATCGGGTAGAGAGTCTTTTCCGGGTCATCACAGAGATCTCCAAGGTGCCCAGCTTGGCTAAGCTGCTGGTTGTGTGGAATAACCAGAACAAGAGTCCTCCTGAGG AGACTCTTTGGCCAAAGATCGGCGTTCCTCTCAAAGTTGTGCGGACCAAAGAGAACAAGCTGAGTAACCGCTTCTTCCCCTACGACGAGATCGAGACAGAAGCTGTGCTAGCGATCGATGACGACATCATCATGCTGACGTCTGATGAATTGCAATTCGGCTACGAG GTATGGAGGGAGTTCCCTGACAGGCTGGTGGGCTATCCAGGCCGGCTGCACCTCTGGGACCACGAAATGGGGAAGTGGAAGTATGAGTCGGAGTGGACCAACGAGGTCTCCATGGTTTTAACAGGAGCTGCCTTCTACCACAAG TACTTCAACTATTTGTACACGTACAAGATGCCTGGAGACATCAAGAACTGGGTGGACGCTCACATGAACTGTGAAGATATTGCCATGAACTTCCTGGTGGCTAACATTACAGGCAAAGCCCCCATAAAG GTGACCCCCAGGAAAAAGTTCAAGTGCCCCGAGTGTACTGCCATCGATGGACTGTCCCTGGATCAGACGCACATGGTGGAGAG ATCTGAGTGCATCAACAAGTTTGCATCGGTCTTTGGTACAATGCCTCTGAAGGTGGTGGAACACCGTGCAGACCCGGTCCTCTATAAAGACGACTTCCCAGAGAAGCTCAAGAGCTTCCCCAACATCGGCAGCCTCTGA
- the dagla gene encoding diacylglycerol lipase-alpha, protein MPGMVMFRRRWSVGSDDLVLPALFLFLLHCIWLVVLSVVLFGLPYGSDQSCSVTLVDHGRGYLGILVSCLICESAIMWLSMRGSILYTQPREAVQYVLYIRLAILLVELVYAVVGIAWLVQYYQPCSDVTAKNLALGIVACNWLVIFSVCITLMCTFDPTGRTFVKLKATRRRQRNLTTYTLRHRLEEGQASSWSRRLKFFMCCTRAQDTQSDAYSEVASLFAEFFRDLDIVPSDIIAGLVLLRQRQRSKRSSILDQANNDILAFLSGMPVTRNTRYLDLKNSAEMNMYKDVCYYMLFALAAYGWPMYLMRKPACGLCRLASSCPCTSVSGSRLSQSVTVEEDNCCGCNVLAIRRHFLDRDLKQVQIVYTSCHDAVYETPFFVAVDHAKKKVVISIRGTLSPKDALTDLTGDSERLPVEEQHGTWLGHKGMVYSAEYIKKKLEQEMILSQAFGRDLSKGTMHYGLVIVGHSLGAGTAAILSFLLRPQYPTLHCYSYSPPGGLLSGDAMEYSKEFVTSVVLGKDLVPRLGLSQLEGFRRHLLEVLQKSNKPKWRIIAGGTKCIPKSELPVEDDDPQSQPAAPPSSRLWLHPSDLSIALSASTPLYPPGRIIHVVHNHPPESCCGQEEPTYSALWGDNKAFDEVIISPAMLNEHMPHMVMEGLNKVLENYNKGKTALLSAAKIMVSPTEVDLNPETMFVDTSTTSQQPTPTTHHRRNSSVRQKTLLRSCAQSEISLDGFSECPPPPVPVVLRGARERLAVELRDRKAPLAVMESLSDAESLYSLDSRRSSAALRGSPMLSSLPFPLDAPIPEENPSLSSRTELLAADCLCQETPEHLGEVGPFFTPLDSTSTPDYPMRLSPATPRYSGQHSPALLNQSVLAQPNANPKMLPDGDHQQMPGVYSPGSTPNAPLSPEIGSRPVDREKEDWELDTAEKPLSAETRPAASTPPPQLSNGNPSQAVLEFAQYLDSLFRLDGSSSPPLELSDGESESGRGSFGQGECLGDGQQLDDKQLLARATLEPNLVPKPPRTFAGSADPSSGISLSPSFPLSSSEELNDLSPGEGALPAIHSLRTSSPCHCPEENTLSSMV, encoded by the exons ATGCCTGGTATGGTGATGTTTCGGCGGCGCTGGTCAGTTGGCAGTGATGACCTGGTGCTGCCCGCCCTCTTCCTTTTTCTATTGCACTGCATCTG GTTGGTGGTTCTGTCCGTGGTTCTGTTCGGCCTCCCGTATGGCTCAGACCAGTCCTGTTCTGTAACGCTGGTGGACCATGGCCGAGGGTACCTGGGCATCCTGGTCAGCTGCCTTATCTGTGAGAGCGCCATCATGTGGTTGAGCATGAGAGGCAGCATTCTGTACACACAGCCCAGGGAAGCTGTGCAGTACGTCCTCTATATACGACTAG ctatTCTGTTGGTCGAGCTAGTGTATGCTGTGGTGGGAATTGCCTGGCTTGTCCAGTATTACCAGCCATGCTCTGATGTCACTGCCAAAAACCTGGCTTTGG GAATTGTTGCATGCAACTGGCTGGTGATATTCAGCGTTTGCATCACCCTCATGTGCACATTTGATCCTACGGGTCGGACATTTGTCAAACTGAAAGCCACCCGTCGGCGTCAGCGCAACCTTACTACGTACACACTCAG ACACAGGCTAGAGGAAGGCCAAgccagcagctggagcaggagacTAAAGTTCTTCATGTGCTGCACAAGAGCCCAGGATACACAATCA GATGCGTATTCAGAAGTGGCCAGCCTTTTTGCAGAGTTCTTCAGAGACCTGGACATTGTGCCTAGTGATATTATTGCTGGCCTGGTACTTCTCCGCCAGAGACAGAGGTCTAAGAGATCTTCTATCCTGGACCAG gcCAACAATGACATTTTAGCCTTCTTATCTGGAATGCCTGTAACTCGTAATACTAGATACCTGGACCTTAAGAACTCG GCCGAGATGAACATGTATAAGGATGTGTGTTATTACATGCTCTTTGCCCTGGCTGCATATGGTTGGCCCATGTACCTAATGAGGAAGCCTGCCTGTGGGCTGTGCCGCCTCGCCAGCTCCTGCCC CTGTACGTCAGTGTCTGGCTCTCGGTTGTCTCAGTCCGTGACAGTGGAGGAGGACAACTGTTGTGGCTGTAATGTCCTGGCCATACGCAGACACTTCCTGGACAGGGACCTCAAGCAGGTTCAAATTGTCTACACTTCCTGCCATGACGCT GTTTATGAGACTCCGTTTTTTGTGGCGGTGGATCATGCGAAAAAGAAGGTTGTCATCAGTATCAGAGGAACATTATCGCCAAAG GACGCCTTGACGGATCTGACGGGGGATTCTGAGCGTTTGCCTGTAGAGGAGCAGCACGGCACCTGGCTTGGCCACAAG GGGATGGTTTACTCAGCAGAATACATTAAGAAGAAACTGGAGCAGGAAATGATCTTGTCACAAGCCTTTGGAAGAGACTTG AGCAAAGGCACCATGCACTATGGGCTGGTGATAGTCGGGCATTCTCTTGGTGCAGGCACTGCTGCTATCCTCTCCTTCCTGCTGAGACCTCAGTACCCCACACTTCACTGCTACTCTTACTCTCCACCTGGTGGCCTTCTTAG TGGGGATGCCATGGAGTACTCCAAAGAGTTTGTCACATCTGTGGTATTAGGAAAAGACCTGGTACCAAG GCTGGGCCTGTCACAACTGGAGGGTTTCCGACGCCACCTTCTGGAAGTCTTACAGAAAAGTAACAAGCCAAAG TGGAGGATCATTGCGGGAGGCACCAAATGCATCCCCAAATCAGAGCTTCCAGTAGAGGATGATGATCCTCAGTCTCAGCCAGCAGCGCCCCCCAGCAGTCGCCTGTGGCTCCACCCCAGTGACCTCAGCATTGCCCTTTCGGCCTCCACCCCCCTCTACCCTCCTGGCAGGATCATCCATGTGGTGCACAACCATCCTCCAGAGTCATG CTGCGGCCAGGAGGAGCCAACCTACTCAGCTCTGTGGGGGGACAACAAGGCCTTTGATGAGGTCATCATATCACCCGCCATGCTTAATGAGCACATGCCCCACATGGTGATGGAGGGCCTGAACAAG GTGCTGGAGAACTACAACAAAGGGAAAACTGCTTTGCTGTCAGCAGCAAAGATCATGGTGAGCCCCACAGAAGTGGACTTGAACCCAGAGACCATGTTCGTGGATACATCAACAACTTCTCAGCAGCCGACGCCTACAACCCACCACCGCAGGAACAGTAGTGTTCG acaaaaaacattgtTACG tTCGTGTGCCCAGTCTGAAATATCTCTGGATGGTTTCTCTGAGTGCCCTCCTCCCCCAGTGCCTGTTGTGCTGCGTGGAGCACGGGAGCGCTTGGCAGTGGAGCTGAGGGACCGCAAAGCACCGCTGGCCGTCATGGAGAGTCTCTCAGACGCCGAATCCCTCTACAGTCTGGATTCCCGACGCTCCTCAGCTGCGCTAAGGGGTTCACCAATGCTGAGTAGCCTCCCGTTCCCTTTGGATGCCCCGATCCCAGAGGAGAACCCATCTCTCAGCTCTCGCACTGAACTACTGGCTGCTGACTGCCTCTGCCAGGAAACGCCAGAGCACCTGGGTGAGGTCGGGCCCTTCTTTACCCCACTGGACTCCACATCCACCCCAGACTACCCCATGCGGCTGTCTCCCGCTACACCTCGCTACAGTGGACAACATTCCCCAGCTCTGCTAAACCAGAGTGTCTTGGCTCAGCCTAATGCCAACCCAAAAATGCTTCCTGATGGGGATCACCAACAGATGCCTGGTGTCTACAGTCCAGGGAGCACCCCTAACGCTCCCCTCAGCCCAGAGATTGGTTCTAGACCAGTGGATAGAGAAAAGGAAGATTGGGAGCTGGATACAGCAGAGAAACCGTTAAGTGCAGAGACCAGACCGGCAGCTTCTACTCCTCCACCCCAACTGTCAAACGGGAACCCCAGCCAGGCAGTGCTGGAGTTCGCCCAGTACTTAGACTCGCTATTCAGATTGGACGGCAGCAGCTCACCGCCTCTGGAGCTGTCTGATGGGGAGTCAGAGTCAGGCCGGGGCTCCTTTGGGCAAGGGGAGTGTCTCGGGGATGGACAGCAGTTGGATGACAAACAACTTCTGGCCAGAGCAACACTGGAGCCTAACCTAGTCCCCAAGCCCCCACGCACTTTTGCTGGATCTGCTGACCCCTCTTCGGGCATCTCTTTGtcaccctccttccctctctcgtCGTCGGAGGAGCTCAACGACCTTTCCCCCGGCGAGGGTGCCCTGCCAGCCATACACTCCCTACGAACATCTTCCCCTTGCCACTGTCCCGAAGAGAACACACTATCATCTATGGTGTAG